atGTACCTATTGGTTAGCAAACAATAGGATTGTCTAAGGATATAATTATGAAAGTTAATTACTATGAAACATTTATGAGCTTAGGAACAATGGAATCAATGACATTAGTGCTAGAAGGTTATTGGTTTGCAAGATACTATAGACTCATATCTATATTGGTGATAAATAACTCATGGCATGATAAAAGGTAATGAAACCTTATAAAAATCAATTTTCTTAAACcatctaaaataatataaaaatataaaattaaatacatttttagagtaaatacatttttgctagataattagtaaaataaacaattcttAATTACTGTTGTTAGGTGAATACAACAACTAATAGTGTTACTTTTGCTAATTAAATATGCATTCATTAACTTATTAATAACTGATTGCTTGCATAAAAATTTTTCAAAgtgaataattaaaaataaaattaccttatttaacaatttaaagCTTGTTTCAAGAACAGACAGTGCTTGGTCAaacttgttttcagcaacaagTCTTCTGGCATCATTTAGTTCTACATCCTTGAAAAACGCTAGAGCTGCTGGGGACTCCCTGAGCCTTGAATCATTGGCTATCAGTTCCAACAGTGACTCAAATGATGCACATCTGTTTGATATTAAACTAGGATCAAAATTACCCATTACCATCTGAAAATAACAATCACATGAACTTGTTTACTTAGATATGACTCACAGCGGTGTTGTCACGAGACAAAACGCGATGAATAATGTTTGATATCATAATCACAAAGACTTCACAGACTAAGTTAATGTAAGAGAATTTTAAcactttagtatattttttagttttagttatttataaatattgaattaaaaaataatcaagaaGGTTGCTCAAACTTATTATTACCTTTCTTGGGAAAGACACATTGTTCAAGAGAGTGGGATTGTCCTTTTTTAAGCCATTGTAAAGGTCTAGGAAGTGTGTGTACCGGCGTTCCACATTCGCGGGGTCCTTGTCAAACCTGGTTTCCACCTCTTTGTTATCCTTCGTGTGCCGTACTTGTAACATATAAGCAAcgaatttcttttctttatccACACCCTCCACAGTACGCGACGACACTATCTCAAACTTTAACATGATCACTTCTACTTGGATTGACTTTTAATTATGAGAAAATTATAACGATATAAACGAACAAAGCGTATTTTTCACGATAACAACAaagaaatacaattaaaattaatatgagGTTGAGTCGTGTCGTACACAGACGACTATTGTTGACAATGACAAAGAGCAAAGAGTagatgacagtgacagtgacatattttattttatttttccccgaagggtaaggcaaaggaaactatgcccatacagccatgtcttacgtatttttttccttGGTGgtttatgaaatgatgaaaggtgatgacgatgaatgatgaaacccaccctcggagcagactcctactccgaaccccaaacgaattaactcaaaagtccgcataaactttcgagttatgaatacactttgtttattgaatattccgatataataacactatcgcgaatgttttccgactaacttaatgcgatcattgaccacaaaacaccacttcgtattaaatattttgattattcaatgaagaaagcaactgtccaaCTGTCCCATTCCATTGACATTAAGAGCAGTCTTATGTGAAGATAATAATATCCATGTTGCCTAGGGCGCCTAGGGGCCCTAACCAATTAGCGCGGTCTCACACGGGAGGATTCTAATAAGCCGCGCCTCTCATCACGGTGCTCTCAAGGGGTGTGGGACTACCGAAGTATCCAGggagcgactttccaggctacgttccttaaccacaaaatatagatggcgctgtacagattttcctccgtttaactttctaatttttatttatttttatttattttttattttattatctttgtttttaggtatattttaggtataaatgaccatttttattacaccaagccATCTATCTAATCTTTAAGTGGCCAGAAAGAAAGGATAGGTACACTCCATACTCCTtcaaatataggtaggtacctatctcaGAAATTTGTATTGTAACTTTTCGAGCATTGACTTGTATTTTATTTGCTTGCATACTGGCGAGTGCATGATACAAGGCATATTAGCAAATAATAAAGTGACGTgttcaacttaaaataaaattaggtgatgTCTTCTGCAATCAGTACTAATCAGAACaagataaaaaatacttacacgaCGTGTTGCGTTCTGCACGACGAATATAAATACAAACCCAGTTATAGCTTATATAAGCTCTTTTGCGTGTTGATGCTGTTGACAGACAGAGAAGCAAACACAACGGCATAGGAATTAAAGAATGAAAACAACACTTTCCAACACAGTGATGTGACCAGGGGCAGCTCGGGTAGGTCCGGAGGGCTCCAAAATATTTACGAAACAAAGAACTCAAATTGTATAACATTTATAAGGATTTATATTATTGCATTTacgatttatattataattataataacagcATGGTTTTGGGCGTTAACGATCGACATCACCGAAAACTATATCGATTGTTGCAACTAAAATAGCAATATCAGCCAACATTAAACGTCTCGCCAATCTTGCTACTCCCATCAAGTGTGTACAAGATGCTGCTCGAATATGCGTGCGATAAGGCTTGGATGTACCATCAGAAACTATATGGAGCCCCAGCTCACCCTTCGGTGTTTCCGTCGAGGTATATGTAACACCAGGCGGAACAGGAAAGCCTTCAGTCACCAATTTAAAGTGATGAATAAGTGATTCCATAGAAAGTTTCATTTCGTTTCTTGTCGGGAGACATACTTTAGAATCATCCGTTTTGATTTCTCCTTCAGGCATGCTATTTAATACTTGGTTAATTATTCTCAAGGACTGCCGCATTTCTTCCATACGCAGTAAATGTCGGTCATAACTGTCCCCAAAAGTACCAACGAcgcaatcaaaatcgtagtgcTCATATCCATCATACGGAAAAGCAATGCGTAAATCCCATTTCACGCCGGTACACCGCAGCATCGGTCCAGTGAATCCAAGGCTGATAGCTTCATGTGAACTGACTACCCCGATACCTGCAGTCCTGGCATAGTACAGTCTATTACCCGTGACGAGATCTTCAGTTTCATCAAAGCGCACTCCCAACTTTTCACAAAACTCATATATGTCATCAAGAAATCCTATTGGCAAATCTTGAGATACCCCCCCGATTCTGATGTATGCGTTATGAACACGAGAACCACAAAGTCTTTCGAAATATTCGTAAATTTTCTCTCGCTCTTCGCACATCCAAAAGAAGGGAGTAATACCACCAGCGTCGAGTATAGTTCCTGAAACATTTAGCATGTGATTGGCGAGCCGGCTGATTTCAGTGCACAACACACGAATAGCTTGAGCTCTCGGAGGAGCTTTTATATTTAGCAGCTTCTCGACAGCAAGCGCGTAGGTTTGCTCATTCGCCATAGTCGACACATAATCCAAGCGATCCATGAATGGTAAATTCTGATAGTAATGTTTGTGCTCCATTAATTTCTCGGTAGCTCTGTGTAAAAATCCGATGTGTGGATCGGCTCGTACGACTATCTCCCCATCGAGCTCCAGTATGAGACGCAGCACGCCGTGGGCCGCGGGGTGTTGCGGGCCAAAGTTAATCCACATGTTCTTCAGTTTACGCTCCACTGGTGGCAGCCTGCCGTGGTAGATCATCCGAAAGCACTTTTCCTGCCCCTTTACAGGGTACATCACCGGATTACTGAACTGCTTCACATATTCGACGTCTGGGTACCATCTGTGCCCTTGAAGCGGGGCGTTTAATGTAATGTGTCTTACGTGATTAACAGAATTTAAAATCAGTCTTAGTTGCCGCATTGCACTATTTACAAAATACCAGTATAAAATGTACAATTTGACGTTTTGTTCAAAAACAAGAGAATAATGAGTGACATTTGATATTAAAAGAGTCTAGCGAAGGtactttctgtaaaaaataaataggtaggtaagtacctgtgTATTTAACTTgaccgtgttgctctatgatttAACTTGGATCGACaaggtccgcggaggtccatgttgctctatgatCAACAAGATTATTTAAATAACGAAGGTTATctacaagtacttacttacgtacGCACATCTAGTCTAAGGGCCAGCGGTCGCcagacatttattattttataacagcAAAAACTGGGGTTGGGGACTACGCGCAAACAAAGTTTCAACATTATACTATAATAACGAAAGTTTGGTGGTGCTTTAGAATATTCGGTTTCGTAAGTCTCATACGATAAGTACTTCAAACAATAGAATCTAgtgaggtaggtacctactctaattaagtacttactctcAAAAATTATGGAAGGAAGGAGATCTATGTATGtaatagtaatttaaaaaataaaatattaaacaagtaggtacttatcaacatttttattgttGAAAGAACATTTTGCACTTTTTATTCCATTACTGCTGATATTCATAGCTGGGCATAAGATCTTTAACCGTTAATTAACGTAATTAGTATCGCATTCACCTTAAAGTTGAAAATGAggaactttctaggctacgttcatTAAAAAtactatagatggcgctgtacagatttgtctCTGTTTACGTGCCTTTTTGGgaataaattatgacccttattattacacctaggtgcaacacatctttcacccattaagtattattctgatcaaaatacaatatatgtaGATAACAACagaattatatacataatgtcatccaaatatcaagcaacattatttttatataggtaagcTTCTATATTTTGTAATGTACAAGAATagtaagaaaataggtaattctgtacagcgccatctatatagtttTTGGGGAATAAAGCCTGGAAAATCCTTCATTACCATCTATTTGTCCAAAGATTTACCTTGCAATGCCAAGTCTTGTAAAAATCTGATGATGAAGTGTTGACTATATTTTGATCTCTACattaatattaggtataatacgtACACTCTAATGGATTtgtctttaatatttttttatatgttgcCATAACTGCCAACTTTTTATAACTATTGCATCGACACATTTGAAACTACTTGCGTTAACTGTTTACTTCCGAAATgataatttaacttttttattttatgtatttttttttaatcaatggATAAACGATTAATGAAGTTAATTAACTAGTTGGTTAACGGTACCCAGCCATGCTAATATTCTACTAGGTACAttcattatgtttgtttatcagttgccttataagtaaataacattttaaaatgtattttggtccagtaaatatattttgaatacaaTGATATTACAGTAAATCGTTTAAaaccatacataaaaaaatataaaagtgtataaattcataaaaaatgtttgctgcaaatctaaaataactctCGACTTTTTGTGTAAACGTGTATAATGTTTAACAATTTAAAAGGAATGTATACATTActttaaatataggtactttcATTTAATATTAGGTAAATAGTTGCATAAATAAGTTACCTACAAATATGTAGATATTAGAGAGCAAGTATATACGGGTAACATTTCTTTTTAGTATAATATACAATCCttctacattataattatattactcataCAGATACATACAGACATCTTCCAATATCATAATTATTGAATCATCAACATAATATCGCTTAAGAATACTGAATAAGTGATAAAATTAAAGTTACCTAAAATATAATTACACTTTTCGAGATTTGCTAATATACTGTaaattataataggtatttataACTACAAAGTTATTCGtgtaatattaaaacaaaacctTTGCTGGAATTTAAATGTTCTAAGTAACGATGGTTTAAATGTTACATAATTATAGTGAAACGTCCGTCCCTTAAAATAGAAATGGTAAAAAAACCGCCTCAATTATTTTGTGCTATTtacatcttaaaaaaataatagaaagaaCGATTATTTAAAGTTCCTACCTAACGTAAGGTCGGTGGCATCCTCAACACCTTATGCCTATGTCACATGCCTAGCAGCTTtactacataggtacctacattaaagcacataatatattaagtaagtatatatttattgGTCCATTAAATATTCGACGTTTCAACATACAATAAGCATGAGGTGTATGcataataaatactatttttgtaaataaatacaactTAACCACCACCTAAGGCAAGGCTCTGTCAGCTCTCAGTTGGGCGCTCTCTACTCGATAGAGCGACGAGCAATAAAGCTCATAGACAATGACTCGTTAGTGTAGACTCGATTCCAAAGTCTAGACcacagacgaagggtagcttgtctgtcggtcttttataggatacacttcggtgagtgcACAAGAACTTCACAAGTTAATtacacccactccattccatctacggacaacgcGTCAGCGGGTATtacatccttatgttgtggatataccaccaatccgcactaaacgtttcgtCTCTtcttttttgatgcgaacagcaaaggactggaactgtctgctgTCGTcagtttttccaactcgttaatTTAGGAGACTTcaaagctagagtgaatagacaaTTGCTAGGTAAGCATGATCCACCCTAGcatcatcacttaccatcaggtgagattatggtcaaacatgagtctatattattaaaaaaaacacagctggcgaggagtgaaaCTAaaccctgtacagtcatgagcaatataatgtacccactttagggctctgtcgcactaatatatttgagaTTAAGTGAGACTTAggtacagtgcaatttgtcaaaaaacgtCATGTGACacgataccaaagtgtatacatattgatgctcgtgaccgtacactgctGCTATACGCGTGATGTTTgctatgatatttttatatacctcTTAACTCAGCGTTAAACATCGTTAGGCGAATTTACTAATATTACAATGATCTGTCAGTcaatcatgatgatgatgtgatgacgGTATAAGTGAGTAGTTCTACTTCGTTTTTCAGTTGTCAATAATACCGATAACTTCAATAAACCAATCGGTTCCCTCGATAGTTTTCAACCAACCAAATACTTGATATTGCAAGACTGTTGACGAAACTTGCGATATCGAATATTCAATTTGAAAGTTTCTCAGAAGAGTCGACGTAGATACACGAGCATAGTTTTTGTAGGAACCTTAGGATGCACCCGGAGAGAGTGTGGTAGCTCTCAGGTTTGGTTTGCCACTTGACGCAGAGGTAGTAGACGGGGACGCCAGAGAACAAGATACCGAGACCTATTGCTGTGGCTTTGGGTTCGTATATGGCGGGGATGATGACGAGGCAGGCTATTGCGACGAGAAAGAGGtaagggatgatgaggttgacTCTGATAGGGCGGGGCAGGTCAGGCTTGGTTCGACGCAGCCACAGCATGCCCACCACAGAGGCGCCCACGGACAGCCACAACGTTTGCGAGAAGTAGTTGATGAGGTCGAAGACGTTGCTCGTCGTCAGCATCAGCAGGGAGAAGAAACACTGGAAGAGATATAAAGTCAACTCAATTTCCAAAGTATGATTACCATTTGTAACGAAACGTCTTTATTAGAATCCTCCCTTACAATGTAACAACAACATTAATAGAAAGTAAGAAGACaaagagaaaagaaataaaaaactaaaataaacagaaaagaTCGAAACATTCTTGCCgggcgggattcgaacccacaaTATTGTCGGACTAAAGTGTTCTTTAATGAGTTTTCCCTAAACACCGGCAAGTACTAGATACATTGGCCAGTGAACTGTGAGGTAAGTGAAgggaaaaaacatttaattacttaaataagttgTCTCCTTGTGCAATTGCAAGTTAACTTGCAATGCCAATACCAATACCAACCGTGAACAGGAGCGAAGGTATAGGAGTCTGCTTGGTGACGTGGAAGAGGGTGAAGAAGGCTGGCATGTGGCCTTCCTGAGCGCCGGTGGCAAAGAGCCGTGCCGAGGTAAACAACACTCCGTTCACCCCGCCAAAAGTCGACAATGCCACGAATACTGGTATCAACCAGCTCCAATTGCCGAATAGACGGTCACCAAATATCTGAAAGTGAAAGAAGTATTTATTTAGTGAGGACAATGCTTAAAATAACTCAGAAACTATCATTAACCTGATCAACCTGAAAGTAGTGCCAATTACTGGTCATAATTGTTAGTAACATATAGCAAATCCCATGGATTCAATCAGATCCATGGGATTTCAACTCATTATAACTCCCGTAATCGACGATGTTTTGGGTATAGGGTCCATACATTTTGagtatcatattttttaatacttatacatatttcaacggcctccgtggtccagtggttgagcgttgggctcacgatccggggggcccgggttcgaatcccggtggggacatatcacaaaaatcactttgtgatccctagtttggtttggacattacaggctgatcacctgattgtccgaaagtaaggtaatccgtgcttcggaaagctgttgtcacggttactacttactgacgtaaatgtgcagtcgctacatgagccatgggcctttggcggctcagtaataaccctgacaccaggactggtgtggttggtattccacctcacaacccacacgataagaagaatatacCTATTCAAAATTTATGTAGGCTCGCTCCCTATACATCTCTGCCAATCGCTTCAAGAACACAGGCATGATTTACACATTACAAAaatctattaaaatattattctagtaACTTTACTGTTTTTCAATCATACTTACAGATCGAGTAGGTTAAACAAAcatagtaatttaattaattatgattattttgttttgaaagTTGAACAAGTAAGCATTATAACTAAAGATATTGATGTCAGAAGATCGAGCTGGCCACGTTGACAACAGCACGTCACGTTATCAGATAGATTTATTGGAATGTACTAAGTAGACTGAGCAGTCTCCTAGGAAGCGATAAGGGGAGTGGGTTAGAAATACAAATCATTTATCATGATTAGTGTTCACAAGGCGTGTAATAGAACGTGACATATAATATGTTGCATTGGTTAGAAATAGTATTTGATGGGGAATTGTTTTCGTATATTTTGAAGTCGGCTAAGAAGTGAATGACACTTGAGGaaacgaattgtagcgttgacagcgactttccgaacggcgactcgcgctacggcgactctctttatggcgagtggccttattttccctttacgtcgagcgagttttgacgttattgtacagt
This portion of the Pectinophora gossypiella chromosome 1, ilPecGoss1.1, whole genome shotgun sequence genome encodes:
- the LOC126369823 gene encoding sorting nexin-20; its protein translation is MLKFEIVSSRTVEGVDKEKKFVAYMLQVRHTKDNKEVETRFDKDPANVERRYTHFLDLYNGLKKDNPTLLNNVSFPRKMVMGNFDPSLISNRCASFESLLELIANDSRLRESPAALAFFKDVELNDARRLVAENKFDQALSVLETSFKLLNKVYTDRSRVVLSVLCRIVACAPASGGALAGPVEKWAQLALRRYEAVSDSDLLLMYAPLLHTCISIWETLGRDKSKLVEELNALRKRGMKVDSVPSLMEAIENLEIAI
- the LOC126369850 gene encoding NADH dehydrogenase [ubiquinone] iron-sulfur protein 2, mitochondrial-like; translation: MWINFGPQHPAAHGVLRLILELDGEIVVRADPHIGFLHRATEKLMEHKHYYQNLPFMDRLDYVSTMANEQTYALAVEKLLNIKAPPRAQAIRVLCTEISRLANHMLNVSGTILDAGGITPFFWMCEEREKIYEYFERLCGSRVHNAYIRIGGVSQDLPIGFLDDIYEFCEKLGVRFDETEDLVTGNRLYYARTAGIGVVSSHEAISLGFTGPMLRCTGVKWDLRIAFPYDGYEHYDFDCVVGTFGDSYDRHLLRMEEMRQSLRIINQVLNSMPEGEIKTDDSKVCLPTRNEMKLSMESLIHHFKLVTEGFPVPPGVTYTSTETPKGELGLHIVSDGTSKPYRTHIRAASCTHLMGVARLARRLMLADIAILVATIDIVFGDVDR